From one Flavobacterium kingsejongi genomic stretch:
- the glmS gene encoding glutamine--fructose-6-phosphate transaminase (isomerizing), translating to MCGIVGYIGHREAYPVIIKGLKRLEYRGYDSAGIVLYDGEKLKLSKTKGKVSDLEKKSAEEITTNGTIGMGHTRWATHGVPNDVNSHPHYSNSGELVIIHNGIIENYEPLKKELINRGYTFKSDTDTEVLINLIEDVQKSHNLKLGKAVQVALNQVVGAYAIVVFDIKKPNEIVAARLGSPLAIGIGENEYFIASDATPFIEYTSNAIYLEDEEMAVVRLNKGMKIRKIKDDSLVDPYIQQLQMNLEQIEKGGYDHFMLKEIYEQPSVIKDTYRGRLLANEGIIKMAGIEDNLEKFVNAQRIVIVACGTSWHAGLVAEYIFEEFTRIPVEVEYASEFRYRNPIINKGDVIIAISQSGETADTLAAIKLAKEKGAFVFGVCNVVGSSISRETHAGAYTHAGPEIGVASTKAFTTQITVLTLISLRIAKAKGTLSHSDYHNYLAELETIPEKVAEALKCNDVAKQIAAIYKDSPNCLYLGRGYNFPVALEGALKLKEISYIHAEGYPAAEMKHGPIALIDEHMPVIVIAPRQGHYDKVVSNIQEIKSRSGKIIAVVTKGDVQVRDLADHVIEIPDTVDALSPLLTTIPLQLLSYHIAVMRECNVDQPRNLAKSVTVE from the coding sequence ATGTGTGGAATTGTTGGTTATATAGGTCACAGGGAAGCTTATCCTGTTATTATTAAGGGTCTTAAAAGACTGGAGTACAGAGGATATGATAGTGCTGGGATCGTGTTGTATGACGGTGAAAAATTAAAATTATCAAAAACTAAAGGTAAAGTTTCGGATCTTGAAAAAAAATCAGCAGAAGAAATTACTACTAATGGTACTATAGGAATGGGGCATACCCGTTGGGCTACTCATGGAGTGCCAAACGATGTAAATTCTCATCCGCATTACTCTAATTCTGGAGAATTAGTCATTATACATAATGGTATTATAGAGAATTATGAGCCGTTAAAGAAAGAGTTGATTAATAGAGGGTATACCTTTAAATCTGATACTGATACCGAGGTATTGATTAATCTTATTGAAGATGTGCAGAAGAGTCATAACCTAAAATTAGGAAAGGCAGTACAGGTAGCTCTTAATCAGGTCGTGGGTGCGTATGCTATTGTGGTTTTTGACATAAAAAAGCCAAATGAAATTGTTGCTGCCCGTTTGGGTAGTCCATTGGCAATAGGAATCGGTGAAAATGAATATTTCATTGCTTCCGATGCTACTCCTTTTATAGAATATACTTCAAATGCGATCTATCTTGAAGATGAAGAAATGGCAGTAGTCCGTTTGAATAAAGGCATGAAAATACGTAAGATTAAAGATGATTCTTTGGTTGATCCTTATATTCAGCAGTTGCAAATGAATCTGGAGCAGATAGAAAAAGGGGGGTATGATCATTTCATGCTGAAAGAAATCTATGAGCAGCCAAGTGTAATTAAGGATACCTACAGAGGCCGACTTTTGGCTAATGAGGGGATAATCAAAATGGCCGGAATAGAAGATAACCTTGAGAAATTCGTAAATGCGCAGCGTATTGTTATTGTAGCTTGTGGAACGTCATGGCATGCCGGACTGGTAGCAGAGTATATTTTTGAAGAGTTTACCAGAATCCCTGTTGAAGTAGAATATGCTTCTGAATTTCGTTACAGAAACCCTATTATAAATAAAGGGGATGTCATTATTGCTATTTCTCAATCGGGAGAAACAGCAGATACTTTGGCGGCTATTAAATTGGCTAAAGAAAAAGGTGCTTTTGTGTTTGGTGTTTGTAATGTAGTTGGTTCTTCCATTTCAAGAGAAACCCATGCAGGAGCTTACACTCATGCAGGGCCTGAAATTGGTGTGGCTTCTACAAAAGCTTTCACTACTCAGATTACAGTTTTAACATTGATATCATTGCGTATTGCTAAGGCAAAAGGTACATTATCACATTCTGATTATCACAATTATCTTGCGGAACTGGAAACGATTCCTGAAAAAGTTGCTGAGGCATTAAAATGTAATGATGTAGCGAAACAAATCGCGGCTATTTATAAAGATTCTCCAAATTGCCTGTATTTAGGTAGAGGGTATAATTTCCCTGTAGCTTTGGAAGGTGCTTTGAAGCTAAAAGAAATCTCCTATATTCATGCAGAAGGTTATCCTGCTGCGGAAATGAAACACGGACCAATTGCTTTGATCGATGAGCATATGCCGGTTATTGTTATTGCGCCGAGACAAGGGCATTATGATAAAGTAGTAAGTAATATCCAGGAGATTAAATCCAGAAGTGGTAAAATTATTGCCGTGGTGACCAAAGGGGATGTGCAGGTACGTGATCTTGCAGATCATGTGATCGAAATTCCGGATACAGTGGATGCTTTGTCGCCTTTGTTGACGACTATTCCATTACAATTGCTTTCTTACCATATTGCGGTAATGCGGGAATGTAATGTAGATCAGCCACGAAATCTTGCTAAATCAGTTACGGTTGAATAA
- the atpD gene encoding F0F1 ATP synthase subunit beta yields MSKVIGKVAQIIGPVVDVVFNTQDAELPKIYDSLEITKKDGSILVLEVQSHIGENTVRTISMDSTDGLSRGYEVVGTGNPIKMPIGADVYGRLFNVIGDAIDGLGDLPKTGENGMSIHRQAPKFEELSTSSEVLFTGIKVIDLIEPYAKGGKIGLFGGAGVGKTVLIQELINNIAKGHGGLSVFAGVGERTREGNDLLREMLESGIIKYGDEFMHSMENGGWDLSKVDKLGMRQSKATFVFGQMNEPPGARARVALSGLTIAEFFRDGAGEAQGKDVLFFVDNIFRFTQAGSEVSALLGRMPSAVGYQPTLATEMGAMQERITSTKRGSITSVQAVYVPADDLTDPAPATTFAHLDATTVLSRKIAELGIYPAVDPLDSTSRILTPQILGADHYDCAQRVKEILQKYKQLQDIIAILGMEELSEEDKLAVSRARRVQRFLSQPFHVAEQFTGIPGVLVDIKETIKGFNMIMDGELDHLPEAAFNLKGTIEEAIETGEKMLAEA; encoded by the coding sequence ATGTCTAAAGTAATAGGAAAAGTTGCACAGATCATCGGTCCAGTGGTTGACGTAGTGTTCAATACACAAGATGCCGAACTTCCAAAAATTTATGATTCATTAGAAATCACTAAAAAAGATGGTTCTATATTGGTATTAGAAGTTCAGTCACACATAGGTGAAAACACTGTTCGTACTATATCTATGGATTCTACAGACGGATTAAGCAGAGGTTATGAAGTTGTAGGAACAGGAAATCCAATCAAAATGCCAATCGGTGCAGATGTTTACGGACGTTTGTTCAATGTAATCGGTGATGCGATCGATGGATTGGGTGATTTGCCAAAGACCGGAGAGAATGGAATGTCAATTCACCGTCAGGCACCAAAATTTGAAGAATTATCAACTTCTTCTGAAGTTTTATTTACAGGTATCAAAGTAATTGATTTGATCGAGCCTTATGCAAAAGGGGGGAAAATTGGATTATTCGGTGGTGCTGGTGTAGGTAAAACAGTATTGATTCAGGAGTTGATCAACAATATTGCAAAAGGTCACGGTGGACTTTCTGTATTCGCAGGAGTTGGAGAAAGAACACGTGAAGGAAATGACTTACTTCGTGAGATGTTGGAGTCTGGAATTATAAAATATGGTGATGAATTCATGCACTCTATGGAAAATGGAGGATGGGACTTATCCAAAGTAGATAAATTAGGTATGCGTCAGTCAAAAGCGACTTTCGTATTCGGACAAATGAATGAGCCACCTGGAGCACGTGCACGTGTAGCATTATCAGGATTGACTATTGCGGAATTCTTCCGTGATGGTGCTGGTGAAGCACAAGGGAAAGATGTACTTTTCTTCGTGGATAATATTTTCCGTTTTACTCAGGCAGGTTCTGAAGTATCCGCGTTGTTAGGCCGTATGCCTTCAGCGGTAGGTTACCAACCAACACTGGCTACAGAGATGGGAGCTATGCAAGAGCGTATTACTTCTACAAAAAGAGGTTCTATTACATCAGTACAGGCGGTTTACGTTCCTGCGGATGATTTAACGGATCCAGCACCAGCAACTACATTTGCTCACTTGGATGCTACTACAGTATTATCCCGTAAAATTGCGGAGCTTGGTATTTATCCTGCAGTAGATCCTTTGGATTCTACTTCAAGAATCCTTACGCCACAAATCTTAGGTGCTGATCACTATGATTGTGCACAAAGAGTTAAAGAAATTCTACAAAAATACAAACAATTACAGGATATTATCGCCATCCTTGGTATGGAGGAATTATCTGAAGAAGATAAATTGGCGGTGTCAAGAGCAAGACGTGTACAACGTTTCTTATCTCAGCCTTTCCACGTAGCAGAACAATTTACAGGAATTCCTGGAGTTTTGGTAGATATTAAAGAAACAATAAAAGGATTTAATATGATTATGGATGGTGAATTAGACCACCTTCCTGAAGCAGCTTTTAACCTTAAAGGGACTATTGAAGAGGCTATTGAAACTGGAGAGAAAATGTTGGCGGAAGCTT